taacccactaacttataattaaagcaggaaatagtccaaaatgccccttaaattacttaacagaaatccgacccagccgggaattacgcagcctgtgacggcccgtcgtgcctgcgacggtctgtcctgctgcttccgtcacaaagttcagagactcaatttccttgaagagtctgtgacggtccgtcgtgctcacgacggtccgtcctgccatgtcgtcacgaagttcagagagtcgatttcagtacccaaatttcagaattctaagtgttttggaacgagaccccctcaaCGGGCCGTcctgcccatgacggtccgtcgtgggttccgtcgactcagacagtttttccagaaataaaatctgctgcttaaaacgactaaacaggtcgttacacttgtttttacatttttcatatgaATAGTAGCAgtagaattaatcaatttaaagaacTTTGTAATGCATTTAAACTTCCGTTTAGAAAAGTTCCTAAGCATGTAAAAACTAGAGGAAATTCCTTTTACGATATGCTTGAAGTTTCTTATGCATATAGACAACCTATTACTACgctatttaataattataatggtTATCCTGAATTAAAACTTAATGATAGGGATTGGAATGAAGTAAAtgaacttagaatatttttgaaatcattttatgatgctacTAAATTTTTTTCTGGAATatattatcctactatttctgaaattttaatACACATATGTGAGATTTCATCTATCTTTTCTGAATATAAAACAAATGCTTTATTTACCTCTGCTATTGAAGTTATgattacaaaatttaagaaatatttttttcctatccctcaaatttatttaattgtaattCTTTTCAACCTCGAATATAAAGAATATGGTGCAAAATCTTTAGTTGAATGCATTATCAGaatttagatattcaacttGAAGAAGAACCTGATTTGGTAACATgtcaaaatagtataaaattctTTGCTAAAGAAATGTATGATAAATATTCTTTCTTAGATAATGTTGAAAATCCTCAAACTTCTATGAATCAAGTAGGTGCTCACAGACGAGTGAAACATAAACTTGGTCTTGACTCTTCTAATAAATGTAAATTTGTTAAATATCTTGAACTGGGTTCGAATGATATTACAAAGTATGAAGGTATACCGCAACTATTGAACTGGTGGAGAAATCGTGAAACTCAATTTCCAAAACTTAATAGAATGGTGAAGGATGTGCTTGCAATTCAAGGATCATCGGTAGCTTCGGAGGCAGCTTTCAGCGCGGCAAAATTTCAAATTGGAGACCACAGATATTTGTTAGCAGAAGATAACTTGGAGATATCAGTGTTATTTAGAGACTGAATAAATGTTGAGCGTAGAAATCAAGGTCTTCCAAAGTTAGATTGTCAATTTGAACTTTTCATAGATTCAACTATTGGATGTGGTAGTGATGATGGCATCGAACTTCAAGATCGTCAACGAGCTTTACCAAGACCAGAAGTTGATTACAACCAATCTATAGCTGAGTTAGAAAGAGGATTTACGAGACTATACAACTATTAGTATTACATTCGTGACTTActtgaaacagaacccttcctagaaggtggctacGTAAACTATGTACTCTACTAATagttttaaattacaaatttaaataaattaaattaatattttttaatttttgtaaatgttttatccttattttaatttaatttttttaaaactataaattttatttatttataatttacaagacacaagttataaatataacttacaaaataaatattaatgaataataagtaataacttataaagtatagacttcaaaagatttaaattttgaaaacttgaTTAGACTTTACTTGCAaacttaataacaaaaaaaaattgaaaaatatctttaaaataaatttaagtaaaaaataagagtataaatttaaaaactattaatttaaacttaggaaaataaaaaaaaatcatattttcgtAATCCCAAAAAATATTGTCCCGTTTATCTCGTCCTGTTTCGTTCCGGTTCGTTCCGGTTCCATCCCGGTATATAGTGGAACGGAACGGAACCGATTAGTCATCTGATAATTCCGATCCGGTTCATCCCGGTACCGATCAACGTACTGGTCAACGCGTCCCGCTCCAGTCCGGTAAAGGTTCATTCCGATCTAGTGAACCGGTTTCGTTCCGTTGACCAGCGTtagatatttcaattttatcttattttaataagttaattttaaaatatttgaaaataacacgaaatatatgttttattttaattttagtttactACATAAGCTAGTATatcttattataatttattattagcTACTcaatttttgttagttttaaatataataactaaCTAATCTAatctaatataatattatattatattataaaaaacaagtaaataataataatctaccCTCACCCCCAACTTTCTCTACCAATTACCACCACCTTTACCCATTTTACTTCTACTATCTCAATCCACAACCCACACACCCATAAAACTCCCAATCACATGACACAATTCCTATTactatatatacacaatatGCACaactgaagaaaaaaaaagaacggggaagaaagagagaaaaataaacagtatacacacaaaaaaaaaaaaaacacatgcCAGACAAAGAATCAAAAATCACTCCCACCATTTTTAATTCAACAACATATATTACTCTAGTACTACTCTAACACTCACAACACCAAATACATTCGAGGTTTACTTTTGTGGTTCTCAATTCGTATTTTCTATTATGGTGTTTTCTTCTCGTGAAATATTTCACAAAAGGtaacacttaattttatttttattttatattagttcatGTCATGATTGTGCAAGAATTAATTctaatatattgaagttgttcAGATTTCATgtatgtttattttgttaatattgTAAATTAGGTATATAGCATTTTATGTAGTCATATACTCAAGTTATGGGATAAGAGTTTGATTTGCAttgtataacatttaatatatcaagttatagcattttttaaaaagaaaataatgttaattttaaattattaaaaagagataattaaattataaaaaaaacaaaaaaaggataaattaatATTGGATAGTGTGATGCGTgaaattagttattatttattaatgataattaatttgcacattttaagggatttgaaatttactaagaTTAGATAAATTCCATAAATCTCTCTAATTAGTTTTAATGATAATAAGTTATGATTTTATTCCATAAAATACTCTAAGGtgttattttctttccttaaaCGTGCAGTGCTTGTTGTTTTTCAGAAATTGcggattattttgataatattttatttttttcgtctttttttaaaaaattttcttaaaatttgacGTTGAAAACGATTAGATTTGATTTGATGGAGAACATTGtgtcaatattaattaaacatggtggcAAGTGGAATTCATCAGGTtagtttttaattatgatttgttttgttttaagtaTAAATGATTGGTtgtaattatatttgttttttttacatgtatggaatgtttcattttttttatttctgttaTATTTTAAATGCTGATATCATGTACTTTTGTGATACAATTACGATGTGTAtatgatattataaaaaatattaagtaatagtaattttcttttgatttgtaaTTAAAATGAAGGTAATTGatttatgaagaaaatataaaaatttacagATTGTTAATCGATTGCAAAAAGAATAACTGGATAGAATTCATTGTGCAgatttattatgaaaaaaatatgaacaaagtctgaaaattgtatgaatattgtttgaaaattatatgaaatgtgtATTTAATGATAAAAGTCACTCCATAGTATATTTAAATTGTCGGtgatataattttgtatattgatgaagtatgaaaactgtattatttatgtatttaatgtatgaatatatTGTAGGAAATATGTATGAAAGTCCATTTTTTTGATTGTATGTATCAGTGattgatatgttatatatatatatgaattttgtataaaGTTTGGATCAATtgtgtattaaatttttaagaaattgtaTCAATTGTGTATGAAAGTGCGTTTTTTGATTGTATGTATCAGTGAATTATATAGTATTTGTGTATGAATTGTGTTTGTAATTAATATGTTACAtgtatatgaattttgtataaaCATTGGATTAATTGTGTATGAAAATGCATTTTTGTATTGTATTTATCAGTGAATTATATAGTAAGTgtgtatgaatttttattacttattttgtaattttataatgTGGTGCACTAAATGTAATTTTAATGTTGTGAAACATGAAAATACGTCGACTTTGAGATGGAGGGCATCCTATATGATACTTCTACTCTTTAAATTGGTTTAGTTAATGCTATAATAACTCAACttaatatagaagaaaatataaattctattgaGATAAAGTATATTATTAGCGAAATGTGTCCACCtattaaaattcataatgatGTTGGGGTAAAGGTTTTTCTAGATCAGATGAGGGTGAACTTGAATTTCTTTACAAAATATTCATTATGCATCACCTTGAAAGATCGTGAGCTGTATAACGAAGGTCATGGAGTTTTAATTACTGATAGAATAAATTCTGATGTTAGATTATCACAGACTAACATTGATTTGTACTCCAACAATTCTATCTGTTTGATCGGAATGAATTTAAACGGAGTTGTCAATGATAATAGTGAAATAgataatgatataatatgtgaCCATTCCAACCTATTTGTAGCTGATAATcagatttataataataaagaaacacTTAAGGAGGTTATGAGGCATGTTGGACTTGTTGAAAAATTCAGTTTTCGTGTTGCGCGTTGTAATGCATCTAAGTAAGTCTACAAaaactttttaagttattttttatttattttatttgtttcactgtatataattgtaatgtatattttcttaattttgaaacaGTTATCACCTGAATTGTATTTCTAAAACTTGTTCTTGGATGATGAGGACATCTAGtttgaataaatcaaatttattcaaaGTTAGGAAGTATATTGCTCAGCACACTTGTTCTGTTAGAGAAAGAGTTTATGGCAGACGTCAGGGGATAACTGACGTTGTAGCTGTCTTGATAATGGAGAAGTATATTGATCCATCTACGGTATATACTTTAAAAGATATAGCTGATGATATATTGAAATTGCATGGCGTTTCGTTGACGTACATACAGGCATTGAGAGCTAAAGAAAAAGCAGTAAAGTTGGTGTGCGGAGATCCAGCATAGTCCTATGCAAGATTACCTGGTAATTTCGAAATAAGAAAGAATTTAAAGATTACCCATTGAATTGGACTTTTCTGTTTTCGTGTATtctttatgtataaaatatttatattttttgtatgaattgGACTGTTATTTTCAggttatttttacattttgtagCAAACATATCCAGGATCcgttttgaaaattaaaaggaaagaaggTGATACATTTTTCTACGCATTTGTTGTGT
This portion of the Solanum pennellii chromosome 12, SPENNV200 genome encodes:
- the LOC107007071 gene encoding uncharacterized protein LOC107007071 gives rise to the protein MCPPIKIHNDVGVKVFLDQMRVNLNFFTKYSLCITLKDRELYNEGHGVLITDRINSDVRLSQTNIDLYSNNSICLIGMNLNGVVNDNSEIDNDIICDHSNLFVADNQIYNNKETLKEVMRHVGLVEKFSFRVARCNASNYHLNCISKTCSWMMRTSSLNKSNLFKVRKYIAQHTCSVRERVYGRRQGITDVVAVLIMEKYIDPSTVYTLKDIADDILKLHGVSLTYIQALRAKEKAVKLVCGDPA